The following are encoded in a window of Colius striatus isolate bColStr4 chromosome 25, bColStr4.1.hap1, whole genome shotgun sequence genomic DNA:
- the LOC133627788 gene encoding HAUS augmin-like complex subunit 8 isoform X2, whose amino-acid sequence MATSRPRPEAKPARMSGQAPNRSARGASGRVSETEPKGGRVVKSRYLQCFQKDGEKTSTAKTSAATKPRSVPRKRGASAGRVPGSLNQSSFEKGDLQSTLLDEDKSSRPELDLSPVTDKSACEETHHSKPVCKGATGTRKSRAKKGNDDVVIEELESLTLLLTYLRIKAEKNLAELEKKTEENLLRLCEEKERQQEKLWELKREILLKEREQRLEEALDKQMDVLSPLVAVCEQFKEQYKNFATSLDAARHKLPIRNIHIEGDAQTYLDGLQKELTVTQELLAEIMPRYSEESTQVFGVLKDLKEVSQKLDQEIQRSSTQVQNLAFEVSKEVSLCNQRKCEEQHGPDVVRDWYFG is encoded by the exons GATGTCCGGGCAGGCCCCCAACCGCAGCGCCAGGGGGGCGAGCGGACGAGTGTCCGAGACGGAGCCGAAAG GAGGACGGGTCGTGAAGTCGCGCTATCTGCAGTGCTTTCAGAAGGACGGCGAGAAG ACATCCACTGCTAAAACATCCGCTGCCACTAAACCCAGATCAGTGCCTCGGAAACGTGGCGCTTCGGCTG GTCGTGTCCCTGGCTCATTAAACCAAAGCAGTTTTGAGAAAGGTGACTTGCAATCCACTTTATTAGATGAAGATAAAAGTAGTCGACCAGAGCTTGATCTTTCACCTGTTACTG ATAAAAGTGCTTGTGAAGAGACTCATCATTCAAAACCTGTTTGCAAAGGAGCTACTGGGACACGTAAAAGCCGAGCAAAAAAG GGAAATGATGATGTTGTGATTGAAGAGCTGGAGTCTCTGACACTGCTTTTAACTTACCTAAGAATAAAG gcagaaaaaaatcttgctgagctggagaaaaaaacagaagagaacttGTTAAGGTTAtgtgaagaaaaggagagacagcAGGAGAAGCTCTGGGAGCTGAAGCGTGAAATTCTACTCaaagagagagagcagagactAGAGGAAGCATTAGACAAACAG ATGGATGTACTTTCCCCCCTTGTTGCTGTTTGTGAACAGTTTAAGGAGCAATATAAAAACTTTGCTACTTCGCTGGATGCCGCTAGACATAAATTACCCATCAGGAATATTCACATAGAAGGAGATGCACAAACATACCTTG ATGGCCTGCAGAAGGAGTTAactgtcacacaggaacttctgGCAGAAATTATGCCACGCTACTCAGAAGAAAGCACACAAGTGTTTGGGGTACTGAAAGACCTTAAAGAAGTCTCTCAGAAACTGGATCAAGAGATTCAAAG GAGCTCCACACAAGTGCAGAACCTGGCGTTTGAAgttagtaaagaagtttctctgtgtaaccaaagaaaatgtgaagagcAGCATGGACCAGATGTTGTAAGAGACTGGTACTTCGGCTAA
- the LOC133627788 gene encoding HAUS augmin-like complex subunit 8 isoform X1 — translation MATSRPRPEAKPARMSGQAPNRSARGASGRVSETEPKGGRVVKSRYLQCFQKDGEKTSTAKTSAATKPRSVPRKRGASAGRVPGSLNQSSFEKGDLQSTLLDEDKSSRPELDLSPVTDKSACEETHHSKPVCKGATGTRKSRAKKKGNDDVVIEELESLTLLLTYLRIKAEKNLAELEKKTEENLLRLCEEKERQQEKLWELKREILLKEREQRLEEALDKQMDVLSPLVAVCEQFKEQYKNFATSLDAARHKLPIRNIHIEGDAQTYLDGLQKELTVTQELLAEIMPRYSEESTQVFGVLKDLKEVSQKLDQEIQRSSTQVQNLAFEVSKEVSLCNQRKCEEQHGPDVVRDWYFG, via the exons GATGTCCGGGCAGGCCCCCAACCGCAGCGCCAGGGGGGCGAGCGGACGAGTGTCCGAGACGGAGCCGAAAG GAGGACGGGTCGTGAAGTCGCGCTATCTGCAGTGCTTTCAGAAGGACGGCGAGAAG ACATCCACTGCTAAAACATCCGCTGCCACTAAACCCAGATCAGTGCCTCGGAAACGTGGCGCTTCGGCTG GTCGTGTCCCTGGCTCATTAAACCAAAGCAGTTTTGAGAAAGGTGACTTGCAATCCACTTTATTAGATGAAGATAAAAGTAGTCGACCAGAGCTTGATCTTTCACCTGTTACTG ATAAAAGTGCTTGTGAAGAGACTCATCATTCAAAACCTGTTTGCAAAGGAGCTACTGGGACACGTAAAAGCCGAGCAAAAAAG aagGGAAATGATGATGTTGTGATTGAAGAGCTGGAGTCTCTGACACTGCTTTTAACTTACCTAAGAATAAAG gcagaaaaaaatcttgctgagctggagaaaaaaacagaagagaacttGTTAAGGTTAtgtgaagaaaaggagagacagcAGGAGAAGCTCTGGGAGCTGAAGCGTGAAATTCTACTCaaagagagagagcagagactAGAGGAAGCATTAGACAAACAG ATGGATGTACTTTCCCCCCTTGTTGCTGTTTGTGAACAGTTTAAGGAGCAATATAAAAACTTTGCTACTTCGCTGGATGCCGCTAGACATAAATTACCCATCAGGAATATTCACATAGAAGGAGATGCACAAACATACCTTG ATGGCCTGCAGAAGGAGTTAactgtcacacaggaacttctgGCAGAAATTATGCCACGCTACTCAGAAGAAAGCACACAAGTGTTTGGGGTACTGAAAGACCTTAAAGAAGTCTCTCAGAAACTGGATCAAGAGATTCAAAG GAGCTCCACACAAGTGCAGAACCTGGCGTTTGAAgttagtaaagaagtttctctgtgtaaccaaagaaaatgtgaagagcAGCATGGACCAGATGTTGTAAGAGACTGGTACTTCGGCTAA
- the LOC133627788 gene encoding HAUS augmin-like complex subunit 8 isoform X3 has protein sequence MASAVRLRGEAGRRARLSSRRFFLRRTGREVALSAVLSEGRREGRVPGSLNQSSFEKGDLQSTLLDEDKSSRPELDLSPVTDKSACEETHHSKPVCKGATGTRKSRAKKKGNDDVVIEELESLTLLLTYLRIKAEKNLAELEKKTEENLLRLCEEKERQQEKLWELKREILLKEREQRLEEALDKQMDVLSPLVAVCEQFKEQYKNFATSLDAARHKLPIRNIHIEGDAQTYLDGLQKELTVTQELLAEIMPRYSEESTQVFGVLKDLKEVSQKLDQEIQRSSTQVQNLAFEVSKEVSLCNQRKCEEQHGPDVVRDWYFG, from the exons ATGGCGAGCGCGGTCCGCCTGAGGGGCGAGGCGGGGCGGCGGGCCCGGCTGAGCTCTCGCCGCTTCTTCCTCAGGAGGACGGGTCGTGAAGTCGCGCTATCTGCAGTGCTTTCAGAAGGACGGCGAGAAG GTCGTGTCCCTGGCTCATTAAACCAAAGCAGTTTTGAGAAAGGTGACTTGCAATCCACTTTATTAGATGAAGATAAAAGTAGTCGACCAGAGCTTGATCTTTCACCTGTTACTG ATAAAAGTGCTTGTGAAGAGACTCATCATTCAAAACCTGTTTGCAAAGGAGCTACTGGGACACGTAAAAGCCGAGCAAAAAAG aagGGAAATGATGATGTTGTGATTGAAGAGCTGGAGTCTCTGACACTGCTTTTAACTTACCTAAGAATAAAG gcagaaaaaaatcttgctgagctggagaaaaaaacagaagagaacttGTTAAGGTTAtgtgaagaaaaggagagacagcAGGAGAAGCTCTGGGAGCTGAAGCGTGAAATTCTACTCaaagagagagagcagagactAGAGGAAGCATTAGACAAACAG ATGGATGTACTTTCCCCCCTTGTTGCTGTTTGTGAACAGTTTAAGGAGCAATATAAAAACTTTGCTACTTCGCTGGATGCCGCTAGACATAAATTACCCATCAGGAATATTCACATAGAAGGAGATGCACAAACATACCTTG ATGGCCTGCAGAAGGAGTTAactgtcacacaggaacttctgGCAGAAATTATGCCACGCTACTCAGAAGAAAGCACACAAGTGTTTGGGGTACTGAAAGACCTTAAAGAAGTCTCTCAGAAACTGGATCAAGAGATTCAAAG GAGCTCCACACAAGTGCAGAACCTGGCGTTTGAAgttagtaaagaagtttctctgtgtaaccaaagaaaatgtgaagagcAGCATGGACCAGATGTTGTAAGAGACTGGTACTTCGGCTAA